A region of the Variovorax sp. 54 genome:
TGGCTGGCCGTGATGGACAAGCACGGCGCGAAGAGCGACCCGCGCGACACCTTCTCGCAGGCCGGCTACCTGGCCGCACGGCTCGTCACGCAGGCGATGCTGAAGATGGACCCGAAGAAGATCGACCGCGCCGGCGTGACCGACGCGCTGCGCAAGGTGAGCGACTTCCGCAGCGACATTCTTTGCAAGCCCTTCTACGTGGGCAGCGGCAACCGACACAACGCGAACAACAGCGGCCCCATGGCCAGTCCTGACGGCAACGGCTGGCGCTTTGCGCCCGGCGGCTGCCTCACGGCGGACGACCCGGAGCTGGTCGACATCCGCGCCGACGAGCAGAAGATGGGCCTCAGGTAAGCGCGCCGGGCCATGGAGGACTACCTGCCTTTCGTCATCTCGGGCCTGGGCCTGGGCGCGGTCTACGCGCTCTCGGGCGTGGGGCTGGTGGTGCTCTATCGCTCGTCGGGCGTGCTGAACTTCGCCTTCGGGGCCATCGGCGCGCTCGGTGCGTACGTGGCCTGGACGCTGCTCGACGCCGACTGGCCGCAGGGCCTGGCGTGGTGCGCGGCCATCGCCGCGTCGATGCTGCTGTCACTGGCCTACGGGCGCCTGCTGGCGCCGCGCCTGTCGCACCGCGACCCGACCATCCGCAGCATCGCCACGCTCGGTTTCGCGCTCGTGGTGGTGGGTTTCACCGAATGGACCTGGGGCGAGCAGCCGCGCCGCCTCGTGCTGCCGACCGACGGCGGTGCGCTCGAATTCGTGCTGGGCGAAGTCGAGGTGCGGCTCACGCACACGCGCGCACTCGGCCTGGCGCTCGCGGTGCTGATGATGGGCGGCGTCGGACTGCTGCTGTCGAAGACGCGCGTGGGTTTGAAGATGCGCGCGCTGGCCAACGACCGCGACCTGAGCGCGCTGCTCGGCATCCGCGTGCTTGGCGTCGACACCGTGGCGTGGATCTTGAGCGGCGCTTTCGCGGGCGTGTGCGGGCTGCTGCTTGCCAACATCGTGCGGCTGCAGGCCACGCTGCTGACCTTCCTCGTGATTCCGGCGTTTGCCGCCGCCATCATCGGCCGGCTGCATTCGCTGCCGGCGACCGTGGCGGGCGGCATCGCGATCGGCGTGCTGGAGGCACTGGCGATCACCGTGCCGGGCTTCGCGGCCTTTCGCACGGCCACGCCGTTCCTGATCGCGCTGGCCATGATCGTCTTCTATCGCGCGGGGACGCGCTCGGCATGAGCGCGTCGATCCTCGAAGGCACCATGCCCACGTCCGACGCAGCACCCGCAGCGCTTGCGCAGGCCGCGCGCCGCGCCCGCCGCTCGCTCGTGCTCATGGTGGCCTGCGTGCTGCTGATCGGTTGGGTCGTGCCGTGGTTCGCGAACGCGTACTGGATCAAGACGTTGACCTCGTCGCTCGCGCTGTCGGTCGCGGCGGCCGGCGTGGCGCTGCTCTATGGCCAGCTCGGGCTGGTGTCGCTGTGCCAGTACGCGCTGCTCGGCGCGGGCGGCTGGGTTGCGCTGCGCGCGGGGCACGGGCTGGGCTGGCCCTTCGAGCTGTCGGTGCTTGCGGGCGGGCTGCTGTCGTGTGCCGTCGGCATGCTCGCGGGCCTGCCGGCGCTGCGGCTCAAGGGGCTGTACCTCGCGCTCGTCACGATGATGATGGCGGGCGGCTTCCAGGTCGTCATCAACGTGACGGGCTTTCCCGACGGCGGCGCGGGTTGGCTGGGCCGTGTGTTCGGCAGCGAGCGGTTGATGATGCCGCGCCCCGCGCTGGCGCTGTCCGATGCGGCGTACTTCCGCTACGTGGCCGTGTGGCTGGCGGCGGTGCTGGCGCTGATCGAGCTGCACCGGCGCACGCGCGCGGGCCGCTCGTGGGCGCTGATAAGGCGCGGCGAGGCGGCGGCCGTGGCGGCCGGCGTGAACATCCTGCGCTACCAGACCTGGGCCTTCGGGCTCGCGGGCTTCTGCGCGGGCGTGGCCGGTGCGCTGCTCGCAGGCGGCGTGGGGCAGCTCGACGGGCGCGCGTTCACGGCCGGCGAATCGGTGATGCTGTTCGCGCTCACGGTGGTGGGCGGCGTGTACCACTGGGCCGGCGCGCTCATCGCAGGCTTGCTGCTGCGCGCGGTGCCGGCGCTGTTGACCGACTTCGGCGTCAACGGCTACCTCGCGATGATCTTCTTCGGCGTGGCGCTGCTGCATGCGCTCATCACCGCACCGAGCGGCATCGCGGGGCAGCTGATGGGTGCGTTCGAGGCGGTGCGCAAACGTTTCGCTTCGCCGAAGGACAAGGACGCCGCGCCATGATCCGCATCGACGATCTCACCGTCGCCTTCGGCGGCGTCAAGGCCATCGATGCGCTCACGGCGCAGCTCGACGCGCCCGTGTGCGGCCTCATCGGCCCGAACGGCGCGGGCAAGACCACGCTGGTCAATGTGCTCAGCGGCCTTGTGTCGCCGGGTGCCGGCCGCGTGGCGGTGGACGGCACCGACCTGCTGGGCCTGAAGCCCATCGCGCGCGTGCGCTTCGGCCTGCGCCGCTCGTTCCAGACCGAGCAGGTGGTGGAAGACCTCAGCGTGTGGGACAACGTGCGGGCCTTGCTCGACCACGTGCCGCATGCGCGCAGCGAGGCCACAGCGCAGGTGGCGCGCGCGCTGTCGCACACGGGCCTGCTCGATGTGGCGACCGTCATGGGGCATCGCCTCAACCTGTTCCAGCGCCGCATGCTCGAGTTGGCGAAGTCGCTGGTCGGCGCGCCCAAGCTGCTGCTGCTCGACGAGCCCGGCGCGGGCCTCACCGAGCAGGAGGCCGGCGTGCTGCGCCGCACGATCGGCTCGGTGCATGCGTTCTGCGGCGCGCAGGTGCTGTTGATCGACCACGACGTGGACCTGATCGCCGCGACCTGCACGCAGACCCTGGTGCTCGACTTCGGCCACCGTCTCGCGCTCGGCCCGACGCGCGAGGTGCTCGACGATCCGGCCGTGCGCAAGGCCTATTTGGGAACGGAGTGACAACCGCATGCTGAACGTGACGGATCTGCGCCTGCAGCGCGGCGGCAAGGCCGTGCTGCACGGCATCGACCTGCAGGTGCCGCCGGGCGAGGTGACGGCGCTGCTCGGCGCCAATGGCGCGGGCAAGTCGAGCACCGTGATGGCCATCGGCGGCGTGCTGCCGCTCACGGGCGGGCGCATCGAGATCGAGGGCCACGCGCTGCACGGGCAGCGGCCCGAGCGCGTGCGTGCGCTGGGTGTGGCGGTGGTGCCCGAGGGGCATCGCGTGCTAGGCGAGCTGTCGGTGCTCGACAACCTGCGCGCGGCCGCCACCGCGCTGCCTGCGGCCAGCGTGGCCGATGCGGTCGAACGCATGCTCGGCGTGTTCCCCGAACTGCGCGTGAAGCTCGCGCTGCCCGCGCGTTCGCTGTCGGGCGGACAGAAGCAGATGGTCTGCATCGCGCAGGCCCTCATCGGCAAGCCGCGCTACCTCGCGATCGATGAACTCTCGCTGGGGCTCGCGCCCGCGGTGGTCAAGCGGTTGGTCGAGGTGGTGCAGCAGGTCGCGCGCGAGGGCGTGGGCGTGCTGCTGATCGAGCAGTTCACGACCGTGGCGCTGGCGGTGTCGAGCCGCGCCTATGTGCTGGAGCGGGGGCGCATGGCGTTTGCGGGCTCGTCACAGGCGCTGCGCGAGCGGCCGGAGATTCTGCACAGCAGCTATCTCGCGGCGGTCTAGATCTTGATGCCCGTCGTCCGGATGAGCTTGCCGAAGTACTCGTGGTCGCGCTGCATCGCCTGTGCGAACTCCGGCGCGTCCAGGTAGGCGAAGCCGAGGTTGAGCTTGTCCAGGCCCTGGCGCAACGCCGGGTCGTCGGCCGTCTTGCGTGCCACCTGGCGCAGAACTTCCACCACGGCAGGCGGCGTGGCCTTGTGCACCGCCAGGCCGCGCCAGGTTCCCAGCGCCAGGTCGATCTTGCGTTCCTTGAACGTCGGCACGTTGCCGAAAGCCGGGATGCGCTGGTCGGCCATGATGCCGAGCATCTTGAGTTTGCCGCCCAGCACGTGGGGGCCGACTTCGGCCGGGCTCACGTCCAGTGCATCGATGTGCCCACCCAGCAGTGCCACGACGGCGGGTGCCGCGCCCGAGTACGGGACATGGTTGAACTTGATGCCCGTCTTGTCTTCGAGCCCGATGGCCGAGAGGTGGTAGACCGAACCGCTGCCGGCGTTGCCGATCTTCATTTCACCGGCCTTGGCCTTCGCCGCTTCAAGAAATTCTTCCAGCGTGTTCCATGGTGCATCGGCACGCACGGTGATGGCCGCGGGGTCGGCGTTGAGCCGCGCCACAGGCTGGAAGTTCGTGTAGTCGAACTTCGCAAGCCCCAGGTTCGGCAAGGTGGTGACTTCGGCGATCACCATGCAGACCTTGTAGCCGTCCGAGCGGCCGTTGAGCACGTCGCTCATGCCGATCACGCCACTAGCCCCGGGCTTGTTGTTCACGATGAAGGGTTGGGGCAGGTGCTTCTTCGCCACTTCGGCAAACACGCGCGCCAATGCGTCGGTGCCGCCACCGGCCGATGCCGGAACGATGATTTCGATCGGCTTGCTGGGGTAGTCGTTGTTGGCGAAGGCCGACCACGGCAGCGGCAATGCGGCCAGGCCCAGCCCCTGGACGATGCGCCGGCGGCTGAAGTCGTTCCGGGTCTGCGGCTTGCGCGTTGCAGGGGTCTGTTGGTTTTCGCGTTCGATGGTCATGTCTGTCTCCGTCATTGAAGTTGTGGTTTCGCTTCGGCATCCCTCAGGAATTGCCGTTCGTCCGTTCGCGTCGCAGGGGTCTGTGATCGTGTGGCGTGCGGCACCTCCTTCAGGTCGAGGGCCTGGCCCGTGCCGCCAGCGCCTCGCTGCGCGCGGTCATGCCCGTCATGACCAACACCAGCATGGCGCCCACGAAGAGGCATGCGGCCAGGAAGAACATCGGCGCGATCGTGCTGCCGGTGGCGTCCTTGACCCAGGGCACTGCGTTCTGCGCGATGAAGCCGCCGAGGTTGCCCACGGCATTGATGGCCGCCAGCCCGGCCGCCGCGCCGGCGCCCTTGAGAAAGCGCGAAGGCAGGCTCCAGAACACAGGCTGGCCCGCGAAGATGCCGGCGGCCGCCAGGCACAGGAACATGAACTGCAGCGCGTGGTTCTGCAGCAGTGCCGACAGCAGCAGGCAGGCCACGCCGAAGAGCGCGGGGCCGACGATGTAGGGCGTCTTCGACTTCGCCTTTGCAGCAGCCCGGGGAACGGTGTACAGGCCGATCGCCACCAGCACCCAGGGAATGATGTTGAGAAATCCGTTCGCGGTGTTGCCGACGCCGAAGCTCTTCACCACGGTCGGCAGCCAGTAACTCAGGCCGTAGGCGGACAGCGGAAACGCGATGAAGCACAGCGCCATGAGCAGCACGCGCGGGTCGATCAAGGCACGCAGTGCATGGCTTGCGGAGTCGTCCATGCCCACCTGCTCGCTCGCGAGCTTCGCGCCGAGCCAGGCCTTCTCGTCTGCCGTGAGGAACGAGGCACGCGCCGGGTTGTCGGGCAGGTAGAAGAAGGTGACGACGCCCATCACGACCGCGGGAATGCCGGTCACGATGAACACCCATTCCCAGCCTGCCAGTCCGTGCAGCCCGTCAAGGTCGAGCAGCATTCCGCCCAGCGGCCCGCCGATCGCATTGGCCAGCGCGCTGAAGATCATGAACAGCCCGACCATCGTTCCGCGATGGGCCGACGGATACCAGAGCGTCAGCAGGTAGAGCACGCCCGGAAAGAAGCCGGCCTCGCAGGCGCCCAGCAGAAAACGCAGGATGTAGAACATGGTGGCGTTCTGCGTGAAGGCGAGCGCCACGGTCACGAGGCCCCACGAGACGAGGATGCGGGCGAACCATTTGCTCGCGCCCACCTTCGCAAGGATCAGGTTGCTGGGCACCTCGAAGAGAAAGTAGCCGATGAAGAACAGCGACGCGCCCAGGCCATAGGCAGACTCGCTCATGCCCAGTGCATCGACCATCTGCAGCTTGGCGAAGCTGACGTTCTGCCGGTCGATGTAGGCGATGAGGTAGAGCAATCCCAGGAACGGGATCAGTCGCCACGAGATTTTTCGGATCAATTGTTTTTCCACGATCACCGGGTCTCTCCTGTTGTGTGTGTCTCTTGTTTCAGCGCGCACGGCTCCGCTCAGGCCAGACGGCCTGTGCGCTGCAGATCCGGCGTTGGCCGGGTCGGCGAGAAGCCCTAGATGAAATTTCTCTGGTAGGTGTCTTCGAGCAGCTTCGTGGCTGCGCGCGCCGCGGCCTCGGGCTTGCGCTGCTCGATGGCCCGGGCAATGTCGGCGTGCATGGCCATGGAGTGGTCCATGCCGCCGAACTTTTCAAATGTCTTCGGCACGCTGACCATCAGCGCGGCCCTGATCACCGAGGCGACCGGCATCAGGAAGCGGTTGTGCGCCGCCGCGATCACCTGCAGGTGAAAGTCCACGTCCGCCTCCATGGCGCGTTGAGGGTTGTCGTGGCTGTCGCCCATCGCTTGGAGTGCCGTGCGGATGCGCGTGATGTCTTCGGGCGTGGCGCGCTGTGCCGCCAGCCTGGCCGCCATCGGCTCGATGGACAGGCGGATCTCGAACAGCTCCTGCATCAGCGTGCCCGGCGCTTCGGTTTCACCGTGCCAGGCCATCACCATCGGGTCGAGCGTGTTCCAGTGGTCGGGCGTGCGCACGCGCGTCCCGATGCGCTGCCTGGCTTCTACGAAGCCATTGCTCGAAAGCAGCGCGAAGGCTTCGCGCAGCGTGGTGCGGCTGACCTGCAGTTCCGCCAGCAGGTCGAGCTCTTTGGGCAAGGTGTCGCCAGGTTTCAGTTCGCCCTGGAGGATGCGGCGGCCGATCCGTCCGGCGA
Encoded here:
- a CDS encoding branched-chain amino acid ABC transporter permease, which codes for MEDYLPFVISGLGLGAVYALSGVGLVVLYRSSGVLNFAFGAIGALGAYVAWTLLDADWPQGLAWCAAIAASMLLSLAYGRLLAPRLSHRDPTIRSIATLGFALVVVGFTEWTWGEQPRRLVLPTDGGALEFVLGEVEVRLTHTRALGLALAVLMMGGVGLLLSKTRVGLKMRALANDRDLSALLGIRVLGVDTVAWILSGAFAGVCGLLLANIVRLQATLLTFLVIPAFAAAIIGRLHSLPATVAGGIAIGVLEALAITVPGFAAFRTATPFLIALAMIVFYRAGTRSA
- a CDS encoding branched-chain amino acid ABC transporter permease, whose amino-acid sequence is MSASILEGTMPTSDAAPAALAQAARRARRSLVLMVACVLLIGWVVPWFANAYWIKTLTSSLALSVAAAGVALLYGQLGLVSLCQYALLGAGGWVALRAGHGLGWPFELSVLAGGLLSCAVGMLAGLPALRLKGLYLALVTMMMAGGFQVVINVTGFPDGGAGWLGRVFGSERLMMPRPALALSDAAYFRYVAVWLAAVLALIELHRRTRAGRSWALIRRGEAAAVAAGVNILRYQTWAFGLAGFCAGVAGALLAGGVGQLDGRAFTAGESVMLFALTVVGGVYHWAGALIAGLLLRAVPALLTDFGVNGYLAMIFFGVALLHALITAPSGIAGQLMGAFEAVRKRFASPKDKDAAP
- a CDS encoding ABC transporter ATP-binding protein, translating into MIRIDDLTVAFGGVKAIDALTAQLDAPVCGLIGPNGAGKTTLVNVLSGLVSPGAGRVAVDGTDLLGLKPIARVRFGLRRSFQTEQVVEDLSVWDNVRALLDHVPHARSEATAQVARALSHTGLLDVATVMGHRLNLFQRRMLELAKSLVGAPKLLLLDEPGAGLTEQEAGVLRRTIGSVHAFCGAQVLLIDHDVDLIAATCTQTLVLDFGHRLALGPTREVLDDPAVRKAYLGTE
- a CDS encoding ABC transporter ATP-binding protein, which gives rise to MLNVTDLRLQRGGKAVLHGIDLQVPPGEVTALLGANGAGKSSTVMAIGGVLPLTGGRIEIEGHALHGQRPERVRALGVAVVPEGHRVLGELSVLDNLRAAATALPAASVADAVERMLGVFPELRVKLALPARSLSGGQKQMVCIAQALIGKPRYLAIDELSLGLAPAVVKRLVEVVQQVAREGVGVLLIEQFTTVALAVSSRAYVLERGRMAFAGSSQALRERPEILHSSYLAAV
- a CDS encoding Bug family tripartite tricarboxylate transporter substrate binding protein, with the translated sequence MTIERENQQTPATRKPQTRNDFSRRRIVQGLGLAALPLPWSAFANNDYPSKPIEIIVPASAGGGTDALARVFAEVAKKHLPQPFIVNNKPGASGVIGMSDVLNGRSDGYKVCMVIAEVTTLPNLGLAKFDYTNFQPVARLNADPAAITVRADAPWNTLEEFLEAAKAKAGEMKIGNAGSGSVYHLSAIGLEDKTGIKFNHVPYSGAAPAVVALLGGHIDALDVSPAEVGPHVLGGKLKMLGIMADQRIPAFGNVPTFKERKIDLALGTWRGLAVHKATPPAVVEVLRQVARKTADDPALRQGLDKLNLGFAYLDAPEFAQAMQRDHEYFGKLIRTTGIKI
- a CDS encoding MFS transporter codes for the protein MIVEKQLIRKISWRLIPFLGLLYLIAYIDRQNVSFAKLQMVDALGMSESAYGLGASLFFIGYFLFEVPSNLILAKVGASKWFARILVSWGLVTVALAFTQNATMFYILRFLLGACEAGFFPGVLYLLTLWYPSAHRGTMVGLFMIFSALANAIGGPLGGMLLDLDGLHGLAGWEWVFIVTGIPAVVMGVVTFFYLPDNPARASFLTADEKAWLGAKLASEQVGMDDSASHALRALIDPRVLLMALCFIAFPLSAYGLSYWLPTVVKSFGVGNTANGFLNIIPWVLVAIGLYTVPRAAAKAKSKTPYIVGPALFGVACLLLSALLQNHALQFMFLCLAAAGIFAGQPVFWSLPSRFLKGAGAAAGLAAINAVGNLGGFIAQNAVPWVKDATGSTIAPMFFLAACLFVGAMLVLVMTGMTARSEALAARARPST
- a CDS encoding FadR/GntR family transcriptional regulator, with translation MNLSNDTGARDLERGLPAQIAGRIGRRILQGELKPGDTLPKELDLLAELQVSRTTLREAFALLSSNGFVEARQRIGTRVRTPDHWNTLDPMVMAWHGETEAPGTLMQELFEIRLSIEPMAARLAAQRATPEDITRIRTALQAMGDSHDNPQRAMEADVDFHLQVIAAAHNRFLMPVASVIRAALMVSVPKTFEKFGGMDHSMAMHADIARAIEQRKPEAAARAATKLLEDTYQRNFI